One Sinorhizobium arboris LMG 14919 genomic region harbors:
- a CDS encoding cytochrome P450 codes for MSEQPLPTLPMWRVDHMEPSPEMLALRANGPIHRVRFPSGHEGWWVTGYDEAKAVLSDAAFRPAGMPPAAFTPDCVILGSPGWLVSHEGDEHARLRTIVAPAFSDRRVKLLAQQVETIAAQLFETLAAQPQPADLRRHLSFPLPAMVISALMGVLYEDHAFFARLSDEVMTHQHESGPRSASRLAWEQLRAYIRGKMREKRQDPGDNLLTDLLAAVDRGKATEEEAIGLAAGMLVAGHESTVAQIEFGLLAMFRHPQQRERLVGDPSLVDKAVEEILRMYPPGAGWDGIMRYPRTDVTIAGVHIPAESKVLVGLPATSFDPRHFDDPEIFDIGREEKPHLAFSYGPHYCIGMALARLELKVVFGSIFQRFPALRLAVAPEELKLRKEIITGGFEELPVLW; via the coding sequence ATGTCCGAACAACCCTTGCCGACGCTGCCGATGTGGCGCGTCGATCACATGGAGCCCTCGCCCGAGATGTTGGCGCTACGCGCCAACGGTCCGATCCACCGCGTGCGCTTCCCGTCCGGGCACGAAGGCTGGTGGGTGACAGGCTATGACGAGGCCAAGGCGGTGCTGTCCGACGCGGCGTTCCGACCCGCGGGAATGCCGCCGGCGGCATTCACCCCTGATTGTGTGATTCTCGGTTCGCCGGGGTGGCTGGTCTCGCACGAGGGGGACGAGCATGCCCGGTTACGTACGATCGTGGCGCCGGCCTTCAGCGACCGCAGGGTGAAGCTGCTCGCGCAGCAAGTCGAGACGATCGCCGCGCAGTTGTTCGAGACGCTGGCGGCCCAGCCCCAGCCCGCCGACCTGCGGCGCCACCTCTCCTTTCCGCTTCCGGCCATGGTCATCAGCGCGCTGATGGGCGTGCTCTACGAGGATCACGCCTTTTTCGCCAGGCTCTCCGACGAGGTGATGACGCACCAGCATGAGAGCGGCCCGCGCAGCGCGTCCCGTCTGGCCTGGGAACAACTGCGCGCCTACATTCGCGGCAAGATGCGGGAAAAGCGCCAGGATCCGGGTGACAACCTGCTGACGGATCTGCTCGCGGCGGTCGACCGGGGCAAGGCGACCGAGGAAGAGGCGATCGGCCTGGCGGCGGGCATGCTGGTGGCGGGGCACGAGAGCACCGTCGCGCAGATCGAATTCGGCCTGCTGGCCATGTTCCGCCATCCGCAACAGCGCGAACGCCTGGTCGGCGATCCATCCCTGGTGGACAAGGCGGTGGAGGAAATCCTGCGCATGTACCCGCCGGGCGCTGGCTGGGACGGCATCATGCGTTATCCGAGGACCGACGTGACCATCGCGGGCGTGCATATTCCCGCGGAGAGCAAGGTGCTGGTCGGCCTGCCGGCGACGTCGTTCGATCCGCGCCATTTCGACGACCCGGAAATCTTCGACATCGGACGCGAAGAAAAGCCGCACCTGGCGTTCTCCTACGGGCCGCACTACTGCATCGGCATGGCGCTGGCCAGACTGGAACTCAAGGTGGTGTTCGGTTCGATCTTCCAGCGCTTTCCCGCGCTGCGCCTGGCCGTGGCGCCCGAAGAACTGAAGTTGCGCAAGGAGATCATCACTGGCGGGTTCGAGGAGTTGCCGGTGCTCTGGTGA
- a CDS encoding cytochrome P450 yields MDVQETTAACRDAFAELASPACIHDPYPFMRWLREHDPVHRAASGLFLLSRHADIYWALQATGDTFRGPAPGELARYFPRAATSLSLNLLASTLAMKDPPTHTRLRRLISRDFTMCQIDNLRPSIARIVAARLDGMAPALERGEAVDLHREFALALPMLVFAELFGMPQDDMFGLAAGIGAIMEGLGPHASDPQLAAADAASARVQAYFGDLIQRKRTDPRQDIVSMLVGAHDDDADTLSDAELISMLWGMLLGGFATTAATIDHAVLTMLAYPEQRHWLQGDAVGVKAFVEEVLRCDAPAMFSSIPRIAQRDIELGGVVIPKNADVRVLIAAGNRDPDAFADPDRFDPARFYGTSPGMSTDGKIMLSFGHGIHFCLGAQLARVQLAESLPRIQARFPTLTLAEQPTREPSAFLRTFRALPVRLHAQGELRCAS; encoded by the coding sequence ATGGACGTCCAAGAAACCACGGCAGCATGCCGGGACGCCTTCGCCGAACTGGCGTCGCCAGCGTGCATCCACGACCCGTATCCGTTCATGCGGTGGTTGCGCGAGCACGATCCGGTGCATCGCGCGGCGTCGGGCCTCTTTCTGTTGAGCCGCCACGCCGACATCTACTGGGCGCTCCAGGCCACGGGCGATACGTTTCGGGGACCGGCGCCGGGCGAACTGGCGCGCTATTTCCCGCGTGCGGCGACCAGCCTGTCGCTCAATCTGCTGGCGTCCACGCTAGCGATGAAGGACCCACCGACGCATACGCGTCTGCGCCGGCTGATCTCGCGCGATTTCACCATGTGCCAGATCGACAACCTGCGGCCTAGCATCGCGCGCATCGTCGCAGCGCGCCTGGACGGCATGGCGCCCGCGCTGGAGCGCGGGGAGGCAGTGGACCTGCATCGGGAATTCGCGCTGGCCTTGCCCATGCTGGTCTTCGCCGAACTGTTCGGCATGCCCCAGGACGACATGTTCGGGCTCGCCGCCGGGATCGGCGCCATTATGGAAGGCCTGGGCCCGCACGCCAGCGATCCCCAGCTCGCAGCGGCGGACGCGGCCAGCGCCAGGGTGCAGGCCTACTTTGGCGACCTCATACAGCGCAAGCGCACCGATCCCCGCCAGGACATCGTGTCGATGCTGGTCGGCGCACACGACGACGATGCTGACACGCTGTCGGATGCGGAGTTGATCAGCATGCTGTGGGGCATGCTGCTGGGCGGCTTCGCCACCACTGCTGCGACCATCGACCATGCGGTCCTGACGATGCTGGCGTATCCCGAACAGCGGCACTGGCTGCAGGGAGACGCCGTGGGGGTGAAGGCATTCGTCGAAGAAGTCCTGCGCTGCGACGCGCCCGCCATGTTCAGCTCCATTCCGCGTATCGCCCAGCGCGACATCGAACTGGGCGGCGTGGTGATCCCGAAGAACGCGGACGTGCGCGTGCTGATCGCGGCCGGCAATCGCGACCCGGACGCCTTCGCCGATCCCGACCGCTTCGATCCCGCGCGGTTCTATGGCACCAGTCCTGGCATGTCGACCGACGGGAAGATCATGCTGAGCTTCGGCCACGGCATCCATTTCTGCCTAGGCGCGCAACTGGCCCGGGTGCAGTTGGCCGAGAGCCTGCCTCGGATCCAGGCGCGCTTCCCCACGCTGACATTGGCCGAGCAGCCGACCCGGGAGCCTTCCGCGTTCCTTAGGACGTTCCGCGCGCTGCCGGTGCGGCTGCATGCGCAGGGGGAGCTGAGATGCGCGTCGTGA
- a CDS encoding ferredoxin, which yields MRVVIDQDLCGTTGQCVLTLPGTFRQREPDGVAEVCVATVPQALHAVVRLAASQCPVAAIRVIESDAGDDARASADPARCPAEAERHAAKDQSNPGGHDGTV from the coding sequence ATGCGCGTCGTGATCGACCAGGATCTGTGCGGAACCACCGGGCAGTGCGTGCTGACGCTGCCGGGCACCTTTCGCCAGCGCGAACCGGACGGCGTGGCCGAAGTGTGCGTGGCGACGGTCCCGCAGGCGCTGCACGCCGTCGTGCGGCTCGCGGCGAGCCAGTGCCCGGTCGCCGCCATTCGGGTCATCGAAAGCGACGCTGGCGATGACGCGCGCGCCAGCGCCGACCCTGCGCGTTGTCCGGCGGAGGCCGAGCGGCATGCCGCGAAAGACCAAAGCAATCCAGGAGGACACGATGGGACGGTTTGA
- a CDS encoding SDR family oxidoreductase, translated as MGRFEGKVAVVTGAGAGIGKACALAIAREGGRVVVADIDGSAAIACTEQIAAEAGHALALAMDIADAQAVAALFETAERHFGGLDLLVNNASAMHLTPRDRTILDLDLAVWDQTMATNLRGTLLCCRQAIPRMIARGGGAIVNMSSCQGLSGDTAQTSYAASKAAMNMLSASLATQYGHAQIRCNAVAPGLIMTERLLAKLDECMQRHLRRHQLLPRVGRPEDVAALVAFLLSDDAAFITGQVVCIDGGMLAHVPTYADGGNSPAARPAGDTAEAERC; from the coding sequence ATGGGACGGTTTGAAGGCAAGGTGGCCGTGGTGACCGGCGCCGGCGCCGGCATCGGCAAGGCATGCGCCCTCGCCATCGCGCGCGAGGGCGGCAGAGTGGTGGTGGCCGACATTGATGGCTCGGCGGCCATCGCCTGCACGGAGCAGATCGCGGCCGAAGCGGGCCACGCGCTGGCCCTGGCCATGGACATCGCCGATGCGCAGGCGGTGGCAGCGCTGTTCGAGACGGCGGAGCGGCACTTCGGTGGGCTGGACCTGCTGGTGAACAACGCGAGCGCCATGCATCTGACCCCGCGCGACCGCACGATCCTCGACCTGGACCTGGCGGTCTGGGATCAGACCATGGCGACCAATCTGCGCGGCACGCTGCTCTGCTGCCGGCAGGCCATCCCACGGATGATCGCCCGCGGCGGTGGCGCGATCGTCAACATGTCGTCGTGCCAGGGACTCAGCGGTGACACCGCGCAGACGTCCTACGCCGCGTCGAAGGCGGCGATGAACATGCTGTCGGCCTCGCTCGCCACCCAGTACGGTCATGCGCAGATCCGCTGCAACGCGGTTGCGCCGGGTCTCATCATGACCGAGCGTCTCCTTGCCAAGCTGGACGAGTGCATGCAACGGCATCTGCGCCGGCACCAACTCCTGCCGCGCGTTGGCCGCCCCGAGGACGTGGCCGCGCTGGTGGCGTTCCTGCTCTCCGACGATGCTGCGTTCATCACCGGCCAGGTCGTGTGCATCGACGGCGGCATGCTGGCGCATGTGCCGACGTACGCCGACGGTGGCAACAGCCCCGCCGCGCGGCCTGCCGGCGACACCGCCGAAGCGGAGCGCTGCTGA
- a CDS encoding cytochrome P450 has translation MDMLLNPLDRRHRLRHGIPVVPGAFPLVGHLPAIVCDLPRLLQRAERMLGSHFWLDFGPAGHQMTCMDPDAFALLRHKDMSSALIEEIAPELLGGTLVAQDGRAHRQARDAIKTAFLPKGLTQAGIGDLFAPVIRARVQAWRDRGDVTILRETGDLMLKLIFSLMGIPAQDLPGWHRKYRQLLQLIVAPRIDLPGLPLRRGRAARDWIDAQLHQFVRDARAHAARTGLINDMVSAFDRSDDALSDDVLVANIRVLLLAGHDTTASTMAWMVIELARQPVLWDALVEEAQRVGAVPTQHADLAQCPVAEALFRETLRMHPSVTLLPRRALQELQLGQRRIPAGTDLCIPLLHFSTSALLHEAPGQFRLERWLQRTEPIRPVDMLQFGSGPHVCIGYHLVWLELVQFCIALALTMHKAGVRPRLLSGVEKGRRYYPTAHPSMTIRIGFS, from the coding sequence ATGGACATGCTGCTCAACCCGCTGGACCGTCGGCACCGACTGCGGCACGGCATCCCGGTCGTGCCCGGCGCTTTCCCCCTTGTCGGGCATCTTCCCGCCATCGTCTGCGACCTGCCGCGCCTGCTGCAGCGCGCGGAACGGATGCTGGGCAGCCATTTCTGGCTGGATTTCGGCCCTGCCGGACACCAGATGACCTGCATGGATCCGGATGCGTTCGCACTGCTCCGGCACAAGGATATGTCCTCGGCGCTGATCGAAGAGATCGCGCCCGAATTGCTTGGCGGAACGTTGGTCGCCCAGGACGGCCGCGCGCACCGGCAGGCGCGCGATGCGATCAAGACGGCGTTTTTGCCCAAGGGGCTGACCCAGGCCGGCATCGGCGACCTGTTCGCGCCCGTCATCCGGGCGCGGGTGCAGGCGTGGCGCGACCGCGGCGACGTAACCATCCTGCGCGAGACCGGGGACCTGATGCTGAAGCTCATCTTCAGCCTCATGGGGATCCCCGCGCAGGACCTGCCGGGATGGCACCGCAAGTACCGGCAACTGCTGCAGTTGATCGTTGCGCCCCGGATCGACCTGCCCGGACTGCCCTTGCGGCGCGGCCGCGCCGCCCGCGACTGGATCGACGCGCAGTTGCACCAGTTCGTCCGCGACGCGCGCGCGCATGCCGCGCGCACCGGGTTGATCAACGACATGGTGAGCGCCTTCGATCGCAGCGACGATGCGCTCTCCGATGACGTCCTGGTCGCCAATATCCGCGTGCTGCTGCTTGCCGGTCACGACACCACCGCCTCGACGATGGCCTGGATGGTAATCGAGCTGGCGCGGCAGCCTGTGCTGTGGGACGCCCTGGTCGAGGAGGCGCAACGTGTGGGCGCGGTGCCGACCCAACACGCGGACCTGGCGCAGTGTCCGGTCGCGGAGGCGCTGTTCCGCGAGACGCTGCGCATGCATCCGTCGGTCACGCTCCTGCCGCGTCGCGCGCTGCAGGAATTGCAACTCGGCCAACGGCGCATTCCCGCGGGCACCGATCTGTGCATCCCGCTGCTGCATTTCTCGACCTCGGCGCTGCTGCACGAGGCGCCTGGTCAGTTCCGCCTGGAGCGGTGGCTGCAACGAACGGAGCCGATCCGGCCGGTGGACATGCTGCAGTTCGGTTCCGGCCCACACGTCTGCATCGGCTACCACCTGGTATGGCTGGAACTGGTGCAGTTCTGCATCGCCTTGGCGCTGACCATGCACAAGGCCGGGGTGCGGCCGCGGTTGCTGAGCGGCGTCGAAAAAGGCCGGCGCTATTACCCGACCGCACATCCGTCCATGACAATCCGCATCGGATTCTCATGA